The following proteins are co-located in the Candidatus Poribacteria bacterium genome:
- a CDS encoding tetratricopeptide repeat protein, translating to MNTTQILSFLLIIFLTLTFLPFVSAGEPIEYYAPENVRKFADFLYEQGDYLRAAGEYQRYLFYQPQESEQIRYKIALCYRFAGDMEQAVQSFQTLLRMHPEGEFVSRAYYQIGATYFLQDQFAQSARFLHEMLPRITDTRQHAEVQQLIGLSYLMQKQWSEADEVFKTLQGAEVASVRQKATVYHSFAEVGARLPTRSPFLAGMLSTIVPGAGRLYTGRLSDALNALILVSITGWQAYDGFRRDGISSVKGWTLGTISGIFYVGNIYGSVISARVYNRRITDEFLATLSIELPY from the coding sequence ATGAACACTACGCAAATCCTCAGCTTTCTGCTCATAATATTCCTTACACTTACATTTCTACCCTTTGTGTCTGCTGGAGAACCCATTGAATACTACGCTCCTGAAAACGTCCGTAAATTCGCTGATTTTCTGTATGAACAGGGTGACTATCTCCGCGCAGCGGGTGAATATCAACGGTATCTCTTTTATCAGCCGCAAGAAAGCGAGCAGATACGCTATAAGATTGCCCTCTGCTATCGTTTTGCGGGGGATATGGAACAAGCCGTTCAGAGTTTTCAGACGCTTTTACGGATGCATCCTGAAGGAGAGTTTGTAAGTCGTGCCTATTACCAAATCGGTGCGACCTATTTCCTGCAGGATCAGTTTGCGCAATCCGCACGATTTCTACATGAAATGCTGCCGCGCATAACGGATACACGGCAACACGCCGAAGTCCAGCAGCTGATTGGGCTCTCTTATCTGATGCAGAAACAGTGGTCTGAAGCGGATGAGGTTTTCAAGACGTTACAGGGGGCGGAAGTGGCTTCGGTTCGCCAAAAGGCGACAGTGTATCACAGTTTTGCAGAGGTGGGGGCGCGTCTGCCCACCCGTAGTCCATTTTTAGCGGGGATGCTCTCTACAATCGTCCCAGGAGCTGGACGACTCTATACGGGCAGGCTCAGCGACGCGCTTAACGCTTTGATCCTTGTTAGTATCACGGGTTGGCAGGCTTACGATGGATTCCGAAGGGATGGCATATCGTCGGTGAAAGGGTGGACACTCGGCACGATCAGCGGTATTTTCTATGTCGGTAATATCTACGGCTCAGTCATTTCAGCTCGCGTATACAATCGCCGCATAACAGACGAATTTTTAGCGACGTTATCTATCGAATTGCCGTATTAA
- a CDS encoding hydroxyacid dehydrogenase, whose protein sequence is MLKAILHTRPARQLDTIFTSADLQRLGNTVEVIWGKDEQMPEEAWTEAKKEASILIGIPSYGVGDVDETAAPHLKTIMEVGGAHPRKELVDYQTCFRRSIRVLSCAPAFAKMVAEMALGHALAALRNIVDADRRMRRGAENWGWRGQADICTLYDATVGIIGYGNLARELRLLLAPFNCELHAYDPWLPDTHLQQQGVNPMGLEELLQTCDVTFVLAIPTQENRELLTYEKLEQIKPGAVLVLASRSHLVDFDALLELTNAGRFRATIDVYPEEPPPPDHPVRETENTILTCHMAGGIDPAFFDIGRRVTDDVEAIAAGLSPLRMQIAHPELIARR, encoded by the coding sequence ATGTTAAAAGCGATTTTGCACACACGTCCCGCGCGGCAACTTGACACCATCTTCACATCTGCAGATCTGCAACGTCTCGGGAACACTGTTGAAGTGATATGGGGTAAGGACGAACAGATGCCCGAAGAAGCATGGACCGAAGCGAAAAAAGAGGCATCTATTCTCATTGGTATCCCCAGTTACGGCGTCGGTGATGTTGACGAAACTGCGGCACCGCATCTGAAGACTATTATGGAGGTGGGTGGTGCACATCCAAGAAAAGAGTTAGTTGATTACCAGACCTGCTTCAGACGGAGTATTCGGGTGCTGAGTTGCGCCCCTGCTTTCGCCAAAATGGTGGCTGAGATGGCGTTGGGACATGCTCTGGCGGCGTTACGGAATATCGTCGATGCGGATCGGAGAATGCGTCGTGGTGCAGAGAACTGGGGGTGGCGCGGACAAGCCGACATTTGCACGCTCTATGATGCAACGGTGGGTATTATCGGTTATGGAAACCTTGCCCGGGAACTGCGACTGTTGTTGGCACCCTTCAACTGTGAACTCCATGCCTATGACCCATGGCTTCCTGACACACATCTACAACAGCAAGGTGTAAATCCCATGGGACTGGAGGAACTCCTACAGACGTGCGATGTCACCTTCGTTTTGGCGATTCCGACGCAGGAAAATAGGGAACTGCTCACTTACGAGAAATTGGAACAGATTAAGCCAGGAGCAGTCCTTGTTTTAGCAAGCCGTTCACACCTTGTCGATTTCGACGCGCTCCTTGAACTGACAAACGCGGGCAGATTTCGAGCGACAATTGATGTCTATCCAGAGGAACCGCCCCCACCCGATCACCCTGTCCGGGAGACGGAAAACACGATACTGACGTGTCACATGGCGGGTGGTATTGATCCCGCATTTTTCGACATCGGGAGAAGGGTTACAGACGACGTTGAAGCCATCGCCGCAGGGTTATCGCCACTCCGTATGCAAATCGCGCACCCTGAACTCATCGCAAGGCGTTGA